A genomic window from Sphingobacterium sp. BN32 includes:
- a CDS encoding PVC-type heme-binding CxxCH protein encodes MKKITSKFQVVGCHAFVATTVLLGLWSCNQPKYPGPKTPEESIKAMKVHPDFEVQIYATEPFVKDPIAMTFDEKGNAYVVEMADYPFSDMEPNPPGKGNGRIVYLKDNDKDGVVDESIVFVEGISEMTSVMAWKNGLLVTAAPDIFYLEDTDGDGKSDHKEVLYTGFFTNNSEAQITNLTFAIDNWIYASNHGQAGEITSTREADAPPLSVGGSDFRFRLDKQLFERETAPAQFGQTLNDWGHRFMTQNTLHIQQAVMPGRYMHRHEFLPSLKGVENISDHELRMYQVTPAPYWRAERSRRRQEAYDQQGKGQVEHAEGHFTGASGGTVYGGDAFPDGFYGNIFTGEVAGNLVHRDVITPHKTSPKYVASRAAEEKESEFITSTDSWFRPTSFAVSPDGNLYMVDMYRQHIETPMSIPEDLVAEMDYKQGMDMGRIYRIVPKKKKNLDRSLTSKENKSSADYVKLLAHESQWWRLQAQRKLIESQDKSVVPAVVELFNSSNDARYRLHALYTLEGLGALNSELVKKALADRHAGVREHGAILSERYPETKEVLAGLLNDQAPRVAFQATLSLGQFNDASTINLLTNILEKNSADPWFRMAVLSSNAGSSYELFKSLNKTAFFDAYNDDKAQLIKDLAFILTKRDQSVDKFAKDLEAISKGKNENKWLLGAIEGMEKASKDGLKNPAFKATLQSIMESTTDQDVKTKLSQLLKS; translated from the coding sequence ATGAAGAAAATCACTAGCAAGTTTCAGGTAGTTGGCTGTCATGCCTTCGTGGCAACAACCGTATTATTGGGGTTATGGTCCTGCAATCAACCTAAATATCCGGGGCCTAAGACTCCTGAGGAGTCGATAAAAGCAATGAAAGTTCATCCAGATTTTGAAGTACAAATATATGCAACAGAGCCATTTGTAAAGGATCCGATAGCGATGACCTTTGATGAGAAGGGGAATGCTTATGTGGTCGAGATGGCAGATTATCCTTTTTCCGACATGGAGCCCAATCCGCCGGGCAAGGGCAATGGCCGAATCGTTTATTTGAAAGATAATGATAAAGACGGGGTTGTTGATGAGTCTATCGTTTTTGTCGAGGGGATTTCTGAGATGACGAGCGTAATGGCATGGAAGAATGGTCTTTTAGTAACTGCAGCTCCTGATATTTTCTATCTGGAAGATACAGATGGTGACGGCAAATCCGATCATAAGGAGGTGCTCTATACCGGTTTCTTTACGAATAACTCTGAAGCACAAATTACCAATCTGACTTTCGCAATCGATAACTGGATATATGCATCGAATCACGGTCAAGCCGGGGAAATCACATCGACACGTGAAGCGGATGCACCTCCATTATCGGTTGGAGGTTCGGACTTCCGCTTCCGCTTGGATAAACAGCTTTTTGAAAGAGAGACCGCCCCGGCACAATTCGGACAAACATTGAACGATTGGGGACACCGCTTTATGACACAAAACACGTTACATATTCAGCAAGCGGTGATGCCAGGGCGATACATGCATAGACATGAATTCCTGCCTTCGCTGAAAGGCGTTGAAAATATTTCCGATCATGAATTGAGAATGTATCAGGTTACGCCGGCTCCGTATTGGCGAGCGGAACGTAGTCGCAGGCGTCAAGAAGCTTATGATCAACAAGGGAAGGGACAGGTGGAACATGCTGAAGGCCACTTTACTGGTGCTTCAGGAGGTACAGTCTATGGCGGAGATGCATTTCCAGATGGCTTTTATGGAAACATTTTTACTGGAGAAGTGGCTGGAAATTTAGTGCATCGGGATGTAATTACACCGCACAAAACGAGTCCAAAATACGTTGCCTCTCGCGCTGCTGAAGAAAAAGAGAGCGAATTTATCACTTCTACGGATTCTTGGTTCAGACCTACTAGTTTTGCTGTTTCGCCGGACGGGAATCTATATATGGTCGATATGTACCGTCAGCATATCGAGACGCCAATGTCTATACCTGAAGACTTGGTTGCCGAAATGGATTACAAGCAAGGGATGGATATGGGAAGAATCTATAGGATTGTACCTAAAAAGAAAAAGAATCTGGACCGCAGTTTAACGTCGAAAGAAAATAAATCATCGGCTGACTATGTGAAGTTATTAGCGCATGAAAGCCAATGGTGGAGATTGCAGGCACAACGTAAGTTGATCGAAAGCCAGGATAAAAGTGTGGTTCCTGCTGTTGTGGAGTTGTTCAATAGCAGCAATGATGCTCGCTACAGGCTGCATGCGCTCTATACCTTGGAGGGGCTTGGTGCATTGAATAGTGAATTGGTTAAAAAGGCATTGGCAGATAGGCATGCAGGTGTTCGAGAGCATGGTGCCATTTTATCGGAGCGCTATCCTGAAACTAAAGAGGTGCTAGCAGGTCTTTTAAATGATCAAGCACCGCGGGTTGCTTTTCAAGCTACCTTGAGTTTAGGACAGTTCAATGATGCGAGTACGATCAATCTTTTGACTAATATCCTTGAAAAAAACAGCGCTGATCCCTGGTTTAGAATGGCTGTGCTAAGTTCTAATGCTGGCTCATCTTATGAGCTATTCAAATCGCTGAATAAAACAGCTTTTTTTGATGCGTATAATGATGATAAGGCTCAACTTATTAAGGACTTGGCATTTATCTTAACAAAAAGAGACCAGTCTGTCGATAAATTCGCGAAGGACCTTGAAGCCATCTCGAAAGGGAAAAACGAAAATAAATGGTTGTTGGGAGCGATAGAAGGTATGGAAAAAGCAAGCAAAGATGGGCTGAAAAACCCAGCTTTTAAAGCGACCCTGCAGTCAATAATGGAATCTACCACAGATCAAGATGTTAAAACGAAATTATCTCAACTACTTAAATCATAA
- a CDS encoding neutral/alkaline non-lysosomal ceramidase N-terminal domain-containing protein: MNLYSHNTTPRASVKLIRPMLIFMLLLTVFGFSSTFAAEQLRVGIAKRNITPSSDVKNWVTGKPYRVIKDSIFVRSLVLKDSLNNTSVIISWDLVDASESATEEIRKKISEFAKIPMKNILVNATHNHSAPWSPVYNQGFRGRENETWWTTRHIENINSDPHFAAWKKDLINKTLEATKEAMKSVQPASIWVGRVDASEFMNNRRPRAAKWGIEESNTPDGYNYKHKDWNPKVLMGAATFGPMDRAMSLVSFRSKDGKNIATIFHLAIHAVAIYPYSDDISGDWPSAAAAQMNKKLGGESIFLQGAAGDINPWRRGPDAVKEMAAGLVVLAGLAYRYSAKISISPLQTFQRKVSLPTSDRGKGRTGLEAIEAEVQLITLGPLAIVALPGEPLTSLADEIRKNSPFPQTLVLGYSNGNGVHYVCLPDEKPHGGYEVEEGTSGAPMAGLELVEFANQMLKEARADMNIKN, encoded by the coding sequence ATGAATTTATACAGTCATAATACTACACCCCGCGCTTCCGTAAAACTTATACGGCCAATGCTCATTTTTATGCTGCTGCTTACTGTATTCGGATTCTCCAGCACATTTGCTGCGGAGCAGCTAAGGGTAGGAATTGCCAAAAGAAATATCACGCCAAGTTCTGATGTGAAAAATTGGGTAACAGGAAAGCCATACCGGGTTATTAAAGATTCAATCTTCGTCCGTTCGCTAGTGCTTAAGGATAGCTTAAATAACACATCGGTTATCATTTCTTGGGATTTGGTTGATGCGAGTGAATCAGCGACGGAGGAAATCAGAAAAAAGATTTCTGAATTTGCAAAAATCCCCATGAAAAATATTCTGGTCAATGCTACGCACAACCATTCTGCGCCCTGGTCGCCCGTTTACAATCAGGGATTTCGTGGACGAGAAAATGAAACTTGGTGGACAACCCGTCATATTGAAAACATCAATAGTGATCCACACTTTGCCGCGTGGAAAAAAGATTTGATTAATAAAACTTTAGAAGCAACAAAAGAAGCTATGAAATCCGTTCAACCGGCCTCAATTTGGGTCGGACGGGTCGATGCTTCGGAATTTATGAACAACCGAAGACCACGAGCGGCAAAATGGGGCATAGAAGAGAGTAACACGCCTGATGGTTACAATTACAAGCACAAAGATTGGAACCCGAAGGTACTCATGGGCGCTGCAACTTTCGGTCCCATGGATCGCGCAATGTCCTTAGTTTCTTTTCGCAGCAAAGACGGAAAGAACATCGCAACTATTTTCCATTTAGCAATTCATGCCGTGGCTATCTATCCGTATTCTGACGACATTTCAGGGGATTGGCCAAGCGCTGCAGCTGCCCAAATGAATAAGAAACTCGGTGGAGAATCCATCTTTCTACAAGGCGCTGCGGGAGACATTAACCCTTGGCGTCGCGGCCCCGATGCGGTCAAGGAAATGGCTGCCGGACTCGTTGTCTTGGCGGGATTAGCCTATCGTTATAGTGCGAAGATTTCTATTTCCCCGCTCCAAACATTTCAACGGAAAGTAAGTCTACCAACCTCAGACCGAGGAAAAGGTAGAACAGGCTTAGAAGCTATCGAAGCGGAAGTTCAGCTCATAACATTGGGGCCATTGGCTATTGTCGCCTTGCCTGGCGAACCTTTGACTTCTTTAGCGGACGAGATAAGAAAGAATTCACCCTTTCCGCAGACACTTGTCCTTGGTTATTCAAATGGCAATGGCGTCCATTACGTCTGTCTGCCGGATGAAAAGCCTCATGGGGGATACGAAGTAGAGGAGGGTACTTCCGGGGCTCCAATGGCGGGATTGGAACTGGTAGAGTTTGCCAATCAAATGTTAAAGGAGGCCAGAGCCGATATGAACATTAAAAACTAA
- a CDS encoding ThuA domain-containing protein, translated as MKKIMVQMFFKCDPIVIKRFVRIIFLLMVMIVEATSASVKANAKSKIPHIVFLISEDPDNYEAHLTIPGFAKSLSESGRYKTSVLQGSSKRTSYRFPNFEILKEADLVVVFARRLALPKEQMDILKQYLKNGRGLVGIRTANHAFTLLKGDVAETGFVQWPEFVSTVLGCENRGYGPATAKTEVKVNESFENDEILKDIGDKSWISDGNLYLVAPLLDRNAKVLLHGLSDQKSQPIAWTRQYGKSRVFYTSLGYPSDFKNQNFIKLLENVMDWTLNRSDKH; from the coding sequence ATGAAAAAAATTATGGTACAGATGTTTTTTAAGTGTGATCCGATAGTGATTAAACGATTTGTGCGAATTATCTTCTTGCTAATGGTCATGATTGTGGAGGCAACGAGCGCCTCGGTGAAAGCGAATGCTAAGAGCAAAATACCGCACATCGTATTTTTGATAAGTGAAGATCCCGACAATTATGAAGCTCATCTTACTATTCCGGGCTTTGCAAAATCCCTATCTGAAAGCGGACGATATAAAACATCTGTACTTCAAGGCAGTTCGAAGCGTACCTCTTATCGTTTTCCAAATTTTGAAATCCTTAAAGAAGCGGATCTGGTCGTAGTTTTCGCACGAAGATTGGCTTTGCCTAAAGAACAAATGGATATTCTAAAGCAATACCTCAAAAATGGAAGAGGGCTTGTCGGTATAAGAACAGCAAATCATGCATTTACGCTATTGAAAGGAGACGTTGCTGAGACGGGTTTCGTACAATGGCCCGAATTCGTTTCTACGGTTCTAGGTTGTGAAAATAGAGGTTATGGACCGGCTACGGCCAAAACAGAAGTAAAGGTCAATGAAAGCTTCGAAAACGATGAAATTCTAAAAGACATAGGGGACAAAAGCTGGATTAGTGATGGTAATCTTTACCTCGTAGCGCCACTCCTTGACAGAAATGCGAAAGTGTTATTACATGGACTGAGTGACCAGAAATCACAGCCTATAGCATGGACGCGTCAATATGGCAAGAGTAGGGTTTTCTACACCTCTTTGGGCTATCCATCGGATTTTAAAAATCAGAACTTTATCAAACTGCTAGAAAATGTAATGGATTGGACATTGAATAGAAGCGATAAACATTGA
- a CDS encoding RagB/SusD family nutrient uptake outer membrane protein, which yields MKTIKKIFYNIRVLSLSILTLAFVACDKSLLDEKPLDFLSPDNAYLTEAGALQGVTAIHDRVRSAYYSFGEFGVMNWATHGSDLGYNGETPAAGGVYLNSYEDMTPIWRNVVDPWNVGFEVIQWANVLIDKVGKADPKDFTNGEKGKNVYIAEARFFRAFMYRNLASTYGDIPVLTEPIQTAKADFVRDPIQKVYEQMLEDFKFAAENLPRPTQEAAPGRITQGPALHFLAETYLELKEPAKAVDALNKVVNDYHYNLMTRRFGGRLGNDVFGSGDPYYDLFGYGNHNLPENTESMWVIQVEPFIKGGGRIASAYIFGPRYFDIGLTPDGKKAILGELYNGTYTGYTDTLGRPTANARGTNLVYYYIWKDNWNNDTRNAEHNLKRNFYYDNPQSAYHKKKIDFSLYKPARTDPRADTLKILFPIHTKFTDPLNYFLEPNRSGGGITHKDWYALRFAETLLLRAEAYLATGQKDLAAADVNKVRQRSNAKPVSAANLDIDYILDERARELYGEEWRLITLRRTGKLIERVLKYNDNPLCPGAFIKPHNFRWPIPLADIDLNIDADFPQNPGYDQ from the coding sequence ATAAAAGCTTGTTGGACGAAAAACCTTTAGACTTTTTGTCTCCAGATAATGCTTATTTAACCGAGGCAGGCGCATTGCAGGGTGTGACTGCAATTCACGACCGCGTGCGTTCTGCATATTATTCGTTTGGTGAATTTGGTGTCATGAATTGGGCCACACATGGTAGCGACTTAGGCTATAATGGTGAAACACCGGCAGCCGGGGGAGTTTACTTAAATTCCTATGAAGATATGACGCCGATTTGGCGTAATGTCGTAGATCCTTGGAATGTAGGATTCGAAGTCATTCAATGGGCAAACGTATTAATCGATAAGGTCGGTAAAGCTGATCCGAAAGATTTTACGAATGGAGAGAAGGGTAAAAATGTATATATCGCTGAGGCTCGATTTTTCCGAGCATTTATGTATAGGAATCTAGCCTCGACCTACGGTGATATTCCAGTGCTCACGGAACCTATTCAAACCGCAAAGGCCGACTTCGTGCGAGATCCCATTCAAAAAGTCTACGAACAAATGCTGGAGGATTTCAAATTCGCCGCGGAAAATCTACCTAGACCGACACAAGAAGCAGCGCCTGGAAGAATTACCCAAGGCCCAGCATTACACTTCCTTGCCGAAACTTACCTGGAGTTGAAAGAACCGGCCAAAGCGGTAGACGCATTAAACAAAGTCGTTAATGATTATCATTATAACTTAATGACCCGTCGTTTTGGTGGTCGCTTAGGTAATGATGTCTTCGGCTCTGGAGACCCATATTACGACTTGTTCGGCTATGGTAATCATAACCTCCCTGAAAATACAGAATCCATGTGGGTTATCCAGGTCGAGCCCTTTATTAAAGGAGGAGGTAGAATTGCAAGTGCCTATATCTTTGGACCGCGCTATTTCGACATAGGACTAACGCCCGATGGCAAGAAAGCCATCCTTGGCGAATTGTACAATGGAACTTACACGGGATACACCGATACGCTTGGACGTCCAACAGCCAATGCAAGGGGAACCAATTTAGTGTACTATTACATCTGGAAGGACAACTGGAACAATGATACGAGAAATGCAGAGCATAACTTGAAAAGAAACTTTTACTACGATAATCCTCAATCGGCTTATCATAAAAAGAAGATCGATTTTAGTCTATACAAGCCGGCGAGGACAGATCCTCGAGCAGATACGCTAAAAATCCTCTTTCCGATCCATACAAAATTTACGGACCCTTTGAATTATTTCTTAGAGCCAAATCGCTCGGGTGGAGGTATTACGCATAAAGACTGGTATGCTTTGCGCTTTGCCGAAACGTTGTTGTTGCGCGCAGAAGCTTATCTAGCGACAGGACAAAAAGATTTGGCAGCTGCAGATGTCAACAAGGTTCGACAAAGATCAAATGCGAAGCCTGTTTCTGCGGCAAATCTGGATATCGATTATATACTAGACGAACGCGCTAGAGAATTATATGGCGAAGAATGGCGCTTAATTACCTTGAGAAGGACTGGGAAGCTTATTGAAAGGGTACTGAAGTATAATGATAATCCGCTATGTCCTGGAGCATTTATTAAGCCTCATAATTTCCGATGGCCAATACCATTAGCAGATATTGATTTAAATATTGATGCTGATTTCCCGCAAAATCCGGGCTATGATCAATAA
- a CDS encoding neutral/alkaline non-lysosomal ceramidase N-terminal domain-containing protein, whose product MNRTIIHAISLSFMILNIVLYSAYAQDVKGKTWMVGLATANITPEKPMWLAGYASRTKPSEGSIHPLSAKCILFEDAQGKRSLLLTLEVVGIGSNFSDEVRQAISKETGAPLESIIINCSHTHSGPVLDHVLTGIYPLDSSNKKVIVEYGKWLRATLIQLSKQALQNLEPAKLYAKNGVSRVQVNRRSNQEKDIASLKELKGPNDFSVPVFKVETASGKLKAIIFGYACHPTVLSGYQWSGDYAGFAQAELEKLYPGAKALFFQGAGGDQNPLPRRTLQLAKQYGKSLAASVERVIEEDMNALAPNFKSVAAVIDLPLTTPPTLSELETIKKEAGSGYIYEWSSNLIDQYKSGKPILKSYPNYPIQVWDFDGQKLISLGGEVTIGYAVKLKEKYGEDIFVMAYSNDVMGYIPTEKVLEEGGYEGDTSQRAYGLPSKWAAGIEGRILSTIDVLMKKIR is encoded by the coding sequence ATGAACAGAACAATCATACATGCAATTAGCCTTTCCTTCATGATATTGAATATAGTTTTATACAGTGCCTATGCGCAGGATGTAAAAGGGAAAACCTGGATGGTGGGGCTGGCGACTGCGAATATCACACCCGAAAAGCCAATGTGGTTGGCAGGTTATGCCAGTCGCACAAAACCCTCTGAAGGGAGTATTCATCCATTGTCGGCAAAATGTATTCTCTTTGAAGACGCGCAAGGAAAAAGGTCTTTACTCTTAACTCTTGAAGTTGTTGGAATCGGCAGTAATTTTAGTGACGAAGTGCGCCAGGCCATTAGTAAAGAAACAGGTGCACCCCTCGAAAGCATCATCATTAACTGCTCCCATACGCACTCTGGCCCTGTGCTCGATCATGTTTTAACGGGCATTTATCCCTTGGATAGTTCCAATAAAAAGGTCATCGTTGAATATGGTAAATGGCTTAGAGCAACATTAATTCAATTAAGCAAACAAGCGCTTCAGAATTTGGAACCTGCCAAGCTGTATGCTAAGAATGGTGTTTCCAGGGTTCAAGTAAATCGGAGGTCAAATCAGGAGAAAGACATCGCTAGTTTGAAAGAACTAAAGGGACCTAATGATTTCTCTGTTCCCGTATTTAAGGTCGAGACAGCTTCTGGAAAATTGAAGGCTATTATATTTGGATATGCCTGCCACCCTACAGTGCTATCGGGATATCAGTGGTCTGGAGATTATGCTGGTTTCGCACAGGCGGAATTAGAAAAGCTATATCCAGGAGCAAAAGCGCTATTTTTTCAAGGTGCAGGAGGAGATCAAAACCCATTGCCTCGACGCACCCTGCAACTTGCCAAGCAATACGGTAAATCATTGGCGGCCTCGGTCGAACGCGTCATCGAAGAAGATATGAACGCATTGGCTCCGAATTTTAAATCAGTAGCTGCTGTTATAGATTTGCCCTTGACTACGCCGCCAACACTATCGGAATTAGAGACAATCAAGAAAGAAGCCGGTTCGGGCTATATTTATGAATGGAGTTCTAATTTGATTGACCAATATAAGTCAGGAAAACCAATTCTAAAAAGTTACCCGAATTATCCAATTCAGGTATGGGATTTCGACGGACAAAAGCTAATCAGCTTAGGAGGCGAAGTAACGATAGGTTATGCCGTCAAATTGAAAGAGAAATATGGAGAGGACATTTTCGTCATGGCCTACAGCAATGACGTGATGGGATATATCCCGACTGAGAAAGTGCTGGAAGAGGGGGGCTATGAGGGGGATACTTCGCAAAGAGCCTATGGCTTACCTAGTAAATGGGCAGCAGGAATCGAAGGTCGTATATTATCCACGATCGATGTCTTGATGAAGAAAATAAGATAA
- a CDS encoding high-potential iron-sulfur protein codes for MERREFIKGTVSSSLALILGTAYLITGCNNSGKQTEKTADGKSQGNAVSSCDDYSGVDEVNLRKREQLGYVKQTPNPEHQCDNCKLYIAPKDGQPCGGCMLFTGPVFAEGYCTYWAPPDEA; via the coding sequence ATGGAGAGACGAGAGTTTATTAAAGGCACCGTTTCTTCTTCATTAGCTCTAATTTTGGGAACGGCATACCTGATCACGGGCTGTAATAATTCAGGGAAACAAACTGAAAAGACTGCTGATGGTAAATCTCAAGGGAATGCAGTGAGTTCATGCGATGATTACTCAGGCGTGGATGAGGTAAACTTGAGAAAAAGAGAGCAGCTGGGCTATGTTAAACAAACTCCTAATCCGGAACATCAATGTGATAATTGTAAGTTATATATTGCGCCAAAAGATGGGCAGCCATGTGGAGGATGTATGTTGTTTACAGGTCCCGTCTTTGCAGAAGGCTACTGCACTTACTGGGCACCACCTGATGAGGCATAA